One part of the Sorangiineae bacterium MSr11954 genome encodes these proteins:
- a CDS encoding arylamine N-acetyltransferase produces the protein MTDIDLSAYFERIGYTGNRSATLDTLREIHRLHALAIPFENLDPVLRRPVSLDIVSLQKKLIADRRGGYCYEQNLLFQHVLRALGFSVTGLAARVIWTNPEGVITPRSHMLNRVDLEGTTYVADVGFGGITLTEPLVLEPNTEQSTSYELFRLVPQNDEGGGFAMDANAGGKWRRLYRFDLTPQYQPDYEISSWYLCTNPKSHFLTGIMAARPIEGGRYALNNNQLTIHRLNGEPERRTLTSAAELRDFFTDGLGITLPDSPDLEPVLARVADGKPVA, from the coding sequence ATGACCGACATCGACCTAAGCGCCTATTTCGAACGAATCGGCTACACCGGGAATCGCTCTGCCACCTTGGACACATTGCGGGAGATCCATCGGCTGCACGCGCTGGCCATCCCCTTCGAGAACCTGGACCCCGTGCTGCGGCGCCCCGTTTCCCTGGACATCGTGTCGCTTCAGAAAAAGCTGATCGCGGATCGGCGCGGCGGCTACTGTTACGAGCAGAACCTGCTCTTTCAACATGTCTTGCGCGCCCTTGGTTTTTCGGTCACCGGCTTGGCCGCGCGCGTCATTTGGACCAACCCCGAGGGGGTCATCACCCCGCGCAGCCATATGCTCAATCGGGTCGACCTCGAGGGTACCACCTATGTCGCCGACGTGGGCTTTGGCGGCATTACCCTGACGGAGCCATTGGTGCTGGAACCGAACACGGAGCAGAGCACCTCGTACGAGCTGTTTCGTTTGGTGCCCCAGAACGACGAGGGCGGCGGCTTTGCCATGGATGCCAACGCCGGCGGAAAATGGCGGCGTCTCTATCGCTTCGATCTCACGCCGCAGTACCAACCGGATTACGAAATATCGAGCTGGTACCTGTGCACCAACCCCAAATCGCACTTTCTGACCGGGATCATGGCGGCGCGCCCCATCGAGGGCGGGCGCTACGCGCTGAACAACAATCAACTGACGATTCATCGCTTGAACGGGGAGCCCGAGCGCCGCACCCTGACGAGCGCCGCCGAGCTGCGCGACTTCTTCACCGATGGACTCGGGATCACCTTGCCCGACTCCCCGGATCTGGAGCCCGTCCTGGCGCGAGTCGCTGACGGAAAGCCCGTGGCGTAA
- a CDS encoding N(4)-(beta-N-acetylglucosaminyl)-L-asparaginase yields MNTFATRRDWLKISAAGCLLGCAPGASSPRASSPAAAAPGSPSSGASGPTSSPLPGGARTGVGGAAGAIVLSTWNFGQAANEGAWKILSAGGRALDAVEAGVRIPEADPKITTVGYGGAPDRDGHVTLDACIMDEQGNCGSVACLEHIMHPISVARKVMETTPHVLLVGEGALQFAVANGFPKQNLLTPESEKAWKEWRKTSLYKPIVNIENHDTIGMIALDQSGRLAGACTTSGMAYKMRGRVGDSPIIGAGLYVDGAIGAATSTGVGEEVIRIVGCHLVVELMRQNHTPEDACRLAVERIVERGPRRARDIQVGFLALNRHGAYGAYCLQKGFQYAVRSDTQNVLLDGKSHYTIDATGDAPYRK; encoded by the coding sequence ATGAATACCTTCGCCACGCGCCGAGATTGGCTCAAAATTTCCGCCGCCGGCTGTCTCCTCGGCTGCGCACCGGGCGCCTCTTCGCCGCGCGCCTCTTCGCCGGCTGCGGCCGCACCGGGTTCGCCCAGCTCGGGCGCCTCGGGTCCGACCTCTTCGCCTCTCCCAGGTGGTGCCCGCACGGGCGTGGGCGGCGCGGCCGGTGCCATCGTTCTTTCGACATGGAATTTCGGCCAAGCCGCCAACGAAGGAGCGTGGAAAATCCTGAGCGCGGGAGGTCGCGCGCTCGACGCCGTGGAGGCCGGGGTTCGCATTCCCGAGGCCGACCCCAAGATCACCACCGTGGGGTACGGCGGCGCGCCCGATCGCGACGGTCATGTGACCCTCGATGCGTGCATCATGGACGAGCAGGGGAACTGCGGCTCGGTCGCTTGCCTCGAGCACATCATGCACCCCATTTCCGTGGCTCGGAAGGTGATGGAAACGACGCCGCACGTCCTGCTCGTGGGCGAAGGGGCTCTGCAATTTGCCGTGGCGAACGGCTTTCCCAAGCAAAATTTGCTCACCCCCGAGTCGGAAAAAGCTTGGAAGGAGTGGCGCAAGACATCGCTTTACAAGCCGATCGTCAACATCGAAAACCATGACACCATCGGCATGATTGCGCTGGACCAAAGCGGTCGCCTCGCCGGCGCCTGCACCACCAGCGGCATGGCCTACAAAATGCGCGGCCGGGTCGGCGACTCGCCCATCATTGGCGCGGGGCTGTATGTCGACGGCGCCATCGGCGCGGCCACCTCCACCGGCGTGGGGGAAGAAGTGATTCGCATCGTCGGCTGCCACTTGGTTGTGGAGCTGATGCGCCAGAATCATACGCCGGAGGACGCATGCCGCCTGGCCGTCGAGCGGATTGTCGAGCGCGGACCTCGACGCGCGCGCGATATCCAGGTTGGATTTCTCGCCTTGAACCGTCATGGCGCGTACGGCGCCTACTGCCTGCAAAAAGGTTTCCAGTACGCGGTACGATCCGACACGCAAAACGTTCTGCTCGACGGGAAGAGCCACTACACTATTGATGCTACGGGGGATGCGCCCTATCGAAAGTGA